The segment tggcgtggaaatccaaatggtgttggtgtcgaagaggaactgaatatattttggtatgctcgtgacatgtgacaacgatgtaagtcgcaaaataaaacgactaattacagctgcgaattggcctttacatTTTGtaactgaagtcccgtagcttgcaaattcgcgtaaaacagaCGTTCTAGAGAACACtgatcctctcggtggccctttgcggacatgaatcatggacgctaaaagaagctgatcgacgaatgcttggggttttagcgtaaaatttggcaaaatccaaaatggagtgtagcgcagacgcatgaaccacgagctatattaagaatgcaaatatgctgttataatgaagatagcacAGTGTGGTAGTCTGCGCTGgattggtcacgtgtctaggaggcccgacgaaagagtagccaaaattattttaagcagagaatcaagaagaggccgtagacttcggagtagacatcgcactgatagatgtgcgctatcgaggatgatgcacgttcagctggtgtttgaggggtttgaagaaagataGCCCaagattgagtactggaggaccataattcattcggcgcaggatcgataacggaccgtcgccactgaagtaaactgagtatggagcttaagccgacagttcaatatttataagtagtcaaataactgcggatgaaatactaattctacttttaaatactcagaattgaagatTACCAgcttttcggagcttggaccccaacagctcaacttaaatgatttcatgaatcatgggccccagcaatcgaacattcgtgagtcatagaaaaagtttacttgaaatagaaattttggaaagttcggggccccaacagtcccattcgtAGCTGAATTTTacatcatcaaatcggttgatttcatgaatcatggggccccaggaattgaacattcgagagtcgtagaaagagtttaactgaaataaaaattttggaaaatctcattttgtgtaacaacgaaatttttactggggcccaccgggcatttgcctggttgcccggtgggccagtccgcccctggttaTCACAGTGATTAACTAGTCCAACAGGAAGTTCTATCTCGGTATACATTCTTAGTCTGACGAGAAATATTGCATTACACAACTTTCCGCTCCCGGAGTATCCTAAGTTCAGCAAGAATCCTTTCTATCTGCCTAGGTCGCTGAATCTTGGTATCCATTTCCTACAGCTTATTGCACAGGGTGGCCCAATTGAACTGTAAGTCTTTCTTTATTCACACAACAGAGACGGAAATTGTTTGGAACGCTTGTGAACAATTAGTTGTCTTTGTGAAATTGGGAAGCAGTGGCTACAGTATTTTGGAAATTATACAAGTGTGAAGTTTGTTGCAATTCAATTGGACTTCtctgttttaacacatttaatTCCAGGTTGCATTATTGAATTCGTCGATCATCAAATAGCTACCGAACGTATTTTAAATGGTATTCCAAACATAGTCAAAAAAGGCTTCCATTACCATGAAAACAATAATGAAAAATCCAATGATCTAATTCAACATCTTTGCCTTTAGCTTTAACTTTTAACGGAACAATTGAGTAGAAAACGTGCTGTGAAGGATCTTTGTACGGAAATGTGCGTATCAATGGTAAAAACCAAATTTTAACAGTACGTCAAATTAACCAGCTGAATATTTAAGAAACTTTTAggaaaattcatttgaaatagTTTGTAGAAACACGGAAATTAAAGCTGTTAATACGCGCCTTCAGAACCAAAGACAATATCTACACCCAAATTCCTCCTGCATCGTTAGTCGCACCATAGTAGCACCAGCTTACATGTGCTACCTATTTATTATGTATTTTCGTTGTATATATTGGTGTTTGCAATGTGTTATCGTTCAAAAGTATTGTTACCTTGAACTAATCTTACCACAATTACGACCAGTAGAATTGTTCCAAAACTGTTGTAAATATGTTCTGTTTCTCCTACTCATTGTATAGTATTGCATTATGACATACCTACACCTTACcgatagtttagttaaaatatctCCAAAAAGATTCTTTACAGCCAATctaaattttccaaaaaaactcTTAGCTTTTAAGATTAGAAATTAACCACCATTAACCGTTCCCAGTGCAGATTGTGCAGAACACCGAAAGCGCCAAGGTATTTCTCTACTTTCTCTGCGTTTACTACTGTAAGCACCGTCAGTGTCAGTGTTATTGTCCTGTGATCGTCCGATCATTCGGTCGAATTTTCTGTACTATAAATCTATGAGTGCACACCATCTACGTTTGTCACCGTTGATCGTTTATCTCTGTATATGCGTCGTACACAGCTTGCACTAACCGCTACTAACCTGTATAGTGCACGCAACTTGTTCCATTGACCATCCATTTGTAAGATATTGGCCCGCTAAAGTCTTGCTTGTCCTTAACCAGCTTGCCCGCAACGAAGAAGTGGGCCGCTTCTTTCTGGCGACGGAGAACATCCCAAAGGGCACAACGCTCTTCGTGGAAACTCCGCTGGTCATCGGTCCGAAATGGAACCTGAACGAGTACGAGCAACGGTCGTCGATCGTACCCTGCGTGGGATGCTTTGCCGATTGCCAGATTGGATTGCACCGGTGCGAAGGCTGCCGTTGGCCCGCCTGTAAACCGGACTGTCCGGGGTTGATCAATGCGAACCTTCACGCGCTGGAATGCGGTATTCTGCGGCTTGGTGGAGGGCCGAAGTCCCGAGATGATCCGGAGGCGATCGTCGACTATTTTCGGTACGATTCGCTGCTGGTACTGAAATGCCTTGCCCTGCAGATCACTGACCGAAAGCGATTCGACCAGATGATGCAGCTGGAAAGTCACTATGCGGCTCGAAAGGGAACCCAATTCTATCAGGAAGCTGATGAGCGGACTGTGCAATATTTGTTGAAAAATTTCCTCAATCCTCTGAAAAAGTTGGAAGAGCAGCAGGGGAAAACAGTACTACCAGTGTGTGATGCCAAAACGCTCCACAAAATTAGTGGTATTTTGGAGGTAAACGCCATGGTTATTCCACTCAGCAATGGCCGAGAAATCTGCGGCCTTTACCCAATAGGTTGTATGCTGGAGCACTGCTGTATGCCCAATTGCCACTACACTTTCAACTGCGACAAGGGAATGAAGCTAACCTTCAAAGCTGGCAGAGATATTGAGAAGAGTAAGTTTTCTATCAAATGATTATCAAGTTTAACTTCCATACAATTTTGCAGACGAACATCTATCGACGACCTATACCCATTCCCTGTGGGGAACTCAACAACGACGCGATCACCTGAGAGCCAACAAATACTTCACCTGCACTTGTCCGCGTTGTGCGGATCCTACCGAACTCGGAACCTACTTGAGTGCTCTCAAGTGCATGGGTGATGATGGCAACGTCTGCAACGGTTTCCAACTGCCGGTGGATGCACTGGACGATAACAGCGACTGGAAATGTGATCAGTGTGCCATCACAATTCAATCGGATCAGGTGAATTTTCTACTATCGAAAATCGGCGAAGAGGTCGATGGCGCTATGGAAAAATCGTCCGTCAAACACATGCAAGATTTGATCTTCAAACTGTCGACCTTTCTACATCCAAATCATTACCTGCTATTTACGCTGAAACATTCACTGATTCAAATGTACGGTCACGTCAGCGGTTATCTAACACATCAATTGACGGATCAGATCCTCGCCGAAAAGATTACCATGTGTCGGGACATGATGAAGGTAGTCGACCGCCTCGACCCGGACTCGTTCCGGCTGAGCCTGTATGCGGCCGTTATTTTCTTCGAACAGCAATCGGCGTTGGTGGAGATGAATGCCAGAGCACTGCAATCCGGGAAGTCGTCGGAAGAGGACACTTCCGTGCGGAAGAACTACAACGAAGCACTGCACTGCTTGATGCGAGCGAAGCAGGTTCTGGAGAACGAAATGGGCACCCAGCAGGGTAAGAAACTCCTGGAGGAGATCCGGAAAGCGACCGAAAGGGTCGAAAGTGCCATGCGTTGTTGATTTGTTATTGGTGATGTTATTCAAGAATAAAATTTTTGTGTTTGTTTTCTAGTGACTGTCTTACAAAATTCTCTGCAAGTGAATATTCACTTCTAATTTCGTTGCAACGAACTTTTGCAGCTTTACCACCGAACAAATTGACAGGTCCTAGGTGACCAGCCGATCTCCAATCACCTCGAATAACAGCTGATCTTACGGTTACTGGCAGCGAGGCCATTAGCCTCTTCCTGGTTTTTGGCTGAAAATAATGTTGGTTGCTCTTAAATCTCTTCCACAGCCTTTCGGTAAATCCCGATTACATCGATGTCATTCACAGAACAATTAAATAGATGTTGACCAAACCcgtgtttttagtttttgaccttgaaatgcggtcaggcattaatattaatatttttttaaacgatggttctacagttGATGGAGAaccggtaggggaaagtaatgaaaatttttgggaaaggaggggaaagatgTAAATAGATATTATTTTTTGAGAAAGATGCCATTTTTTATTGAAGAGTAACTTCGTGCTGCAGCTTAAGAGAGATattccttctgcttttccgttcATCCACCGTCACAAAAGCGTCCAAGTTCTAAGGCGCTCTTCACTTCCAAAcggatttaatttttaatttttaataacattcgaaTCAGCTTTCGAAAGCAGTCTCGACGAAAAGCCATTTtaaagcattatctgccatagctcattACGTTTAACTGGATCGTATACCGTCTGGAAATATACAAGCAGAGGAAGAGTCTGCAGGTTGTACTTCGT is part of the Sabethes cyaneus chromosome 2, idSabCyanKW18_F2, whole genome shotgun sequence genome and harbors:
- the LOC128735206 gene encoding SET domain-containing protein SmydA-8 gives rise to the protein MNTEAMKCALCGVQSSLKCAGCKLVAYCSPVHQKKHWRLQHKNECAKPYEIVQNTESAKLARNEEVGRFFLATENIPKGTTLFVETPLVIGPKWNLNEYEQRSSIVPCVGCFADCQIGLHRCEGCRWPACKPDCPGLINANLHALECGILRLGGGPKSRDDPEAIVDYFRYDSLLVLKCLALQITDRKRFDQMMQLESHYAARKGTQFYQEADERTVQYLLKNFLNPLKKLEEQQGKTVLPVCDAKTLHKISGILEVNAMVIPLSNGREICGLYPIGCMLEHCCMPNCHYTFNCDKGMKLTFKAGRDIEKNEHLSTTYTHSLWGTQQRRDHLRANKYFTCTCPRCADPTELGTYLSALKCMGDDGNVCNGFQLPVDALDDNSDWKCDQCAITIQSDQVNFLLSKIGEEVDGAMEKSSVKHMQDLIFKLSTFLHPNHYLLFTLKHSLIQMYGHVSGYLTHQLTDQILAEKITMCRDMMKVVDRLDPDSFRLSLYAAVIFFEQQSALVEMNARALQSGKSSEEDTSVRKNYNEALHCLMRAKQVLENEMGTQQGKKLLEEIRKATERVESAMRC